A part of Fibrobacter sp. UWB15 genomic DNA contains:
- a CDS encoding YhcG family protein, translated as MSKKSINILDKDYIHWVKELSSRYRKSQIKAAVKVNSEMLRYYWELGRDIVTKQAENKYGSNFYGTLSTDLKKAIPNAEGLSPSNIRYSKRFFQLYSPVLENLQQVAEKSQSPLERLESTLFSVPWGHHMLLIDKCSEAPQKALFFARQTVENGWSRSSLLNALSSDLYERQGKALTNFERTLPAETSDLAQELTKDPYNFAFTGITGRYNEKLLKDSLLNNITRFLVELGTGFAYVGREYGIMVGEREKFMDLLFYNLNLSCYVVVEVKIGRFEFADIGQLGGYMVACNHILKKEGRDNPTIGLLICKEKDKVQAQYALESSTQPICISEYELEKFYPEKVEGTMPSIEEIEKRLCEEPL; from the coding sequence ATGTCGAAAAAATCTATCAACATCTTGGACAAGGATTACATTCACTGGGTCAAGGAACTTTCTTCCCGTTATCGCAAGAGCCAGATCAAGGCGGCGGTAAAGGTAAATAGTGAAATGTTGCGCTATTACTGGGAATTGGGGCGCGATATTGTAACCAAGCAGGCTGAAAATAAATATGGGAGCAACTTTTATGGTACGCTTAGTACTGATTTAAAGAAAGCAATCCCTAACGCCGAAGGGCTGTCTCCATCGAATATTCGCTATTCTAAAAGGTTTTTCCAACTATATAGTCCAGTCTTGGAAAATCTTCAGCAGGTTGCTGAAAAATCTCAAAGTCCTTTAGAACGACTTGAATCTACATTATTCTCTGTTCCGTGGGGGCACCACATGCTGCTCATCGATAAGTGCTCAGAGGCCCCACAAAAGGCCCTGTTTTTTGCCCGCCAGACGGTAGAAAATGGCTGGAGCCGTTCGTCCCTTTTGAATGCGCTTTCAAGTGACCTTTACGAGCGCCAGGGAAAGGCGTTGACGAATTTTGAGCGGACTCTCCCCGCCGAAACAAGCGATTTGGCCCAGGAACTGACGAAGGATCCTTACAATTTCGCGTTTACGGGTATTACGGGTCGCTACAACGAAAAACTGCTGAAAGATAGCCTGCTGAACAACATTACCCGTTTTCTTGTGGAATTGGGCACGGGATTTGCCTATGTCGGCAGGGAATATGGTATTATGGTGGGCGAAAGGGAGAAGTTCATGGATTTGCTTTTTTACAACCTGAATCTCTCTTGCTATGTCGTTGTCGAGGTGAAAATCGGGCGCTTTGAATTTGCCGATATCGGGCAACTGGGCGGATACATGGTGGCATGCAATCACATCCTTAAAAAGGAAGGGCGCGACAACCCGACAATCGGTCTGCTGATTTGCAAGGAAAAGGACAAGGTACAGGCACAGTACGCTCTGGAATCAAGTACGCAACCTATCTGTATCTCTGAATACGAACTGGAGAAATTCTACCCTGAAAAGGTTGAAGGCACAATGCCCTCTATTGAGGAAATTGAGAAAAGATTGTGCGAAGAGCCGCTGTAA
- a CDS encoding GNAT family N-acetyltransferase, translating to MLQFFDVTRDASWFPQVKALYESAFPANERIPIKHLLDDKIKREFWAFFDGDMFCGFSNAITHGSITNIVYFAVVPELRSRGYGSKILQAIRRQHPDTRIVVDIEVEEDSKDAVELERRNRRREFYTRNGFDASPVDYVWQGEHYRLLSAGGPVTEKEFRDFWKEILKDIPGAKYP from the coding sequence ATGCTCCAGTTTTTCGATGTCACAAGAGATGCCTCCTGGTTTCCGCAGGTCAAGGCGCTGTATGAATCGGCGTTTCCGGCCAACGAGCGGATTCCAATAAAGCATTTGCTCGACGACAAAATCAAGCGGGAATTCTGGGCATTTTTCGATGGAGATATGTTCTGTGGGTTTTCGAACGCCATCACGCACGGGAGCATCACGAACATCGTCTATTTCGCGGTTGTGCCAGAACTGCGCAGCCGCGGATACGGCTCGAAAATTCTGCAGGCCATCCGCAGGCAACACCCCGACACGCGCATCGTCGTTGATATCGAAGTCGAAGAAGATTCCAAGGACGCCGTAGAACTCGAACGCCGGAACCGCCGTCGCGAATTTTACACCCGCAACGGCTTTGACGCTTCCCCCGTCGATTACGTCTGGCAAGGCGAACACTACCGCCTACTTTCCGCCGGCGGCCCCGTCACCGAAAAGGAATTCCGCGACTTCTGGAAAGAAATCCTCAAGGACATTCCCGGAGCAAAGTACCCGTAA
- a CDS encoding helix-turn-helix transcriptional regulator, with protein sequence MLEAVKMRLTSKAKNGTIFTFEGKNIPDYLVIFLKSAFPNVEEVKETDEDYVEISKTDWFKEMESKTTPAESLKLLRTTFGYTQQQLADKAGITKQQVSAMERGKEPIGRKMAHRLADALGTSYRNLFW encoded by the coding sequence ATGTTGGAAGCCGTGAAAATGCGCCTTACTAGCAAAGCCAAAAATGGGACAATTTTCACCTTTGAAGGTAAAAACATTCCCGACTATCTTGTCATATTCCTGAAGTCAGCATTTCCCAATGTGGAAGAAGTTAAAGAAACTGACGAAGACTATGTCGAAATTTCAAAAACCGATTGGTTCAAAGAAATGGAGTCCAAAACCACTCCAGCAGAAAGTTTGAAACTTTTGCGAACCACCTTCGGTTACACGCAGCAACAATTGGCCGATAAGGCTGGCATCACCAAGCAACAAGTGTCCGCCATGGAACGAGGCAAAGAACCCATCGGACGCAAGATGGCCCATCGCCTCGCAGACGCTCTCGGAACTAGCTACAGGAACTTATTTTGGTAG
- a CDS encoding SDR family NAD(P)-dependent oxidoreductase — protein MKSFENKVVVVTGGAHGIGATVVSEFEKEGANVAYIDIRENPCFVGDLSKKEVLEKFAQFVIEKYGHVDVLVNNALPLMKGIDECSYEEFSYALAVGVTAPFYLAKLFAPHFGSGASIINISSSRDRMSQPQTESYTAAKGGIAALTHALAVSFAGRVRVNSISPGWIDTDFKTYEGPDATQQPAGRVGNPLDIANMVLYLASDKAGFITGENVCIDGGMTRQMVYHNDCGWKFEG, from the coding sequence ATGAAATCGTTTGAAAATAAAGTGGTGGTGGTGACGGGCGGGGCGCACGGGATTGGTGCAACTGTCGTGAGTGAATTCGAAAAAGAAGGCGCGAATGTCGCCTACATCGACATTCGTGAAAATCCCTGCTTTGTGGGGGACCTCTCCAAGAAGGAAGTCCTCGAAAAGTTTGCGCAGTTCGTGATTGAAAAGTACGGGCACGTGGATGTGCTGGTAAACAACGCGCTCCCGCTGATGAAGGGCATTGACGAATGCAGTTACGAAGAATTCAGCTACGCGCTGGCTGTCGGCGTGACGGCCCCGTTCTACCTCGCGAAACTTTTCGCGCCGCATTTTGGGTCGGGTGCAAGTATTATAAACATTTCCTCGAGTCGCGACCGCATGAGCCAACCGCAAACGGAAAGCTATACGGCGGCGAAGGGCGGAATTGCTGCCCTCACGCATGCACTGGCCGTGAGCTTTGCGGGCCGCGTGCGCGTAAACTCGATTTCGCCGGGCTGGATCGATACGGATTTCAAGACCTACGAAGGCCCCGATGCCACGCAGCAGCCCGCAGGCCGCGTCGGCAACCCGCTGGACATCGCGAACATGGTGCTTTACCTCGCGAGCGACAAGGCTGGTTTTATTACCGGCGAAAACGTCTGCATCGACGGCGGCATGACCCGCCAGATGGTTTACCACAACGACTGCGGCTGGAAATTCGAAGGGTAA
- a CDS encoding ATP-binding protein has protein sequence MEREILKNFIEWKSEPGRKPLVVTGVRQCGKTYAIKDFGNRFFENLAYFNFEGNTALQSIFEYDFDVTRIVMELERYSKQKITDGKTLVFFDEIQACPKAITSLKYFCEDRSGLHVIAAGSLLGVVIRKSEISFPVGKVERLQMFPMSFEEFLMAIDDGRSLLEGLSNYDLRRALPEMYTIPLQNYLKLYYVVGGMPAAVASFVQENDFEKVDRILKNILLDYGDDFSKHAPPSDIPKLGLIWDSVPKQLAKDNNKFMFSHVKAGKRAADLEDALQWLFNAGLLHKLECVTNAELPLSNNANGTVFKVYMSDVGLLRVKSGIDASTILEETPLYATFKGAFTENYVMNELVKQGLHPYFWRSENKAELDFLIEIKNELMPIEVKAEERTKAKSYGVFCKRFSPKKGFVLSQKNIAVTNDGQTETLHLPLYLCGKIFR, from the coding sequence GTGGAACGCGAAATACTGAAAAATTTCATAGAATGGAAGTCTGAGCCTGGGCGTAAGCCGTTGGTGGTGACCGGGGTGCGTCAGTGCGGAAAAACCTACGCAATCAAGGATTTTGGGAACCGTTTTTTTGAAAACCTGGCGTATTTCAATTTCGAGGGAAATACTGCCCTGCAGTCCATCTTCGAGTACGATTTCGATGTCACTCGCATTGTGATGGAACTGGAGCGCTATTCTAAGCAGAAAATTACAGATGGCAAGACGCTTGTCTTTTTTGACGAAATCCAGGCGTGCCCCAAGGCCATAACGAGCCTGAAGTATTTCTGCGAAGATCGTTCCGGGCTTCATGTGATTGCTGCAGGATCTCTCTTGGGAGTGGTTATCCGCAAGTCGGAAATTTCTTTCCCCGTGGGGAAGGTGGAACGCCTGCAGATGTTCCCCATGAGTTTTGAGGAATTCTTGATGGCGATTGATGACGGCCGCTCTCTGCTCGAAGGTCTTTCGAACTATGACCTGCGTCGTGCGCTACCGGAAATGTACACGATTCCGTTACAGAATTATCTGAAACTTTATTACGTTGTCGGGGGTATGCCCGCTGCGGTAGCGTCTTTTGTACAGGAAAATGACTTTGAAAAAGTGGACCGAATCCTGAAAAACATTCTTTTGGATTATGGGGACGATTTTTCAAAGCATGCTCCTCCATCGGATATTCCGAAACTAGGGCTTATCTGGGATTCCGTTCCCAAGCAACTGGCAAAGGACAACAACAAGTTCATGTTCTCGCATGTGAAGGCGGGCAAGCGTGCTGCTGATTTGGAAGATGCGCTGCAATGGCTTTTTAATGCGGGACTTTTGCACAAACTGGAATGTGTGACGAACGCGGAACTGCCGCTATCGAACAATGCTAACGGCACGGTTTTCAAGGTCTATATGAGCGATGTCGGGTTACTGCGCGTGAAGTCTGGAATTGACGCCAGCACGATTCTTGAAGAAACACCGCTGTACGCAACTTTCAAGGGTGCGTTTACGGAAAACTATGTAATGAATGAACTTGTGAAGCAGGGGCTGCACCCTTATTTCTGGCGGTCTGAGAACAAGGCTGAACTCGATTTTCTGATTGAGATTAAAAACGAGTTGATGCCAATCGAAGTCAAGGCGGAAGAGCGCACGAAAGCGAAAAGCTATGGCGTCTTTTGCAAGAGGTTTTCGCCTAAGAAAGGATTCGTACTTTCGCAAAAGAATATCGCCGTGACGAATGACGGACAAACGGAAACATTGCATTTACCGCTTTACCTATGCGGAAAGATTTTCCGTTGA
- a CDS encoding DUF2442 domain-containing protein produces MNEISEKDVKRLWVEKDAVCVELKDGRIGRELIRDYEPLRKATRKQLENCRVDCDGVWFDDLDEGLELSGFFSPKKTNPIGRVFWLFPELNASAFARRLGIPQPLFAAYVNGTKKPSLARKKLIDEELRRIGRELLKTVA; encoded by the coding sequence ATGAACGAGATTTCGGAAAAAGACGTAAAAAGGCTTTGGGTTGAGAAAGACGCTGTTTGTGTCGAACTGAAAGACGGCCGAATCGGGCGTGAACTCATCCGAGATTATGAACCGCTGCGGAAGGCTACGCGAAAGCAGTTGGAGAACTGCCGCGTAGATTGCGATGGCGTGTGGTTTGACGATCTGGACGAGGGCCTGGAACTTTCGGGATTCTTTTCGCCGAAAAAAACGAATCCCATTGGCCGCGTATTTTGGCTGTTCCCCGAACTTAATGCTTCGGCGTTTGCCCGCCGATTGGGGATCCCTCAGCCCCTGTTCGCCGCATACGTAAACGGAACGAAGAAACCCTCTTTGGCAAGGAAGAAACTCATTGACGAAGAACTGCGCCGTATCGGCAGGGAACTGCTGAAAACCGTGGCGTAG
- a CDS encoding fibrobacter succinogenes major paralogous domain-containing protein, whose translation MKKIFVALCMVAFLAACDDSSSASAENNDPTTLSSAEGQGNSSSSKPTSGVSESSSSSFDESLSSSSEEIESSSSPEQNAESSSSEKLSATSSSSVVKVFSSSSSEMGCKTRSEDNCEYGELIDDRDGQTYKTVKIGSQWWMAENLNYQTGNSWCGGGYSFTEGDCAIYGRLYTWATAIGRTEETCGYEVDCDLGSGNVQGVCPDGWHVPTQDEWNVLIDTVGGKYVAGQNLKAITGWNSYIGMTNKDAYGFSALPAGDSYSIKGVFDGVGSYAYFWSATQGSSQGAYHVQLGYGDYDVSQSNYCKRNGFSVRCVKD comes from the coding sequence ATGAAAAAGATTTTTGTGGCGCTTTGCATGGTGGCGTTTTTGGCGGCGTGTGATGATTCGTCGTCGGCATCGGCAGAAAACAATGATCCTACGACCCTGAGTAGCGCTGAAGGGCAGGGGAACTCGTCTTCTTCTAAGCCGACTTCTGGTGTAAGCGAGTCTTCGAGCAGTTCTTTCGATGAATCGTTGTCATCTAGTAGTGAAGAAATTGAGTCGTCTAGTTCTCCTGAACAAAATGCGGAGTCGAGTAGCTCGGAGAAATTGTCCGCGACAAGTAGCAGTTCTGTGGTCAAGGTATTTTCTTCGTCAAGTTCTGAAATGGGGTGTAAAACGAGAAGTGAAGATAATTGCGAATATGGAGAGTTGATTGACGATCGTGATGGTCAAACTTATAAAACGGTTAAAATTGGCAGTCAGTGGTGGATGGCAGAGAATCTGAACTACCAAACGGGAAATAGTTGGTGTGGTGGCGGATATAGCTTTACGGAAGGTGACTGCGCCATCTATGGGCGGCTCTACACATGGGCCACTGCCATTGGCAGGACTGAGGAAACTTGCGGCTATGAAGTCGATTGTGACCTTGGCTCCGGCAACGTGCAGGGAGTATGCCCTGATGGTTGGCACGTTCCCACGCAGGATGAATGGAATGTTCTGATTGATACTGTGGGCGGAAAGTATGTTGCAGGCCAGAATCTCAAGGCGATAACTGGTTGGAACAGCTATATTGGCATGACCAATAAGGATGCTTACGGCTTCTCGGCACTCCCTGCTGGCGATAGTTACAGCATCAAAGGCGTTTTCGACGGCGTTGGTAGCTATGCTTACTTCTGGAGTGCTACGCAGGGCAGTAGCCAGGGCGCCTACCATGTGCAACTGGGTTACGGCGATTACGACGTGTCCCAGAGCAACTACTGCAAGAGAAACGGCTTCTCCGTCCGTTGCGTAAAGGACTGA